The genome window CGTTTCCTTTAACAGCTCTGCCTTGCGTGCCTCTTCCTCTGCCTGTGCTTGCTTGATCCGCGCTTCTTTGTCCGCATCTGCCTGAGAGATCGTCGCATCACGCTTGACAGCCGCGATTTGCGGAATCCCGAGAGCAGCCAGGTAACCGTTTTTGTCTCGTACATCCTTGATTGTGAAGCTGACTACCGAAAGCCCCATCTTTTTCAAGTCTTTGGTCGCTACGGATTGCACCTCTTGGGCAAAGCGCTCCCGGTTCTTGTAGATTTCCTCGACTGTCATGCTGCCGAGAATTGCACGCAGATAGCCTTCCAATACTTCCTGTGCTTCCGATTTCAGGGCTTCATCCGTCTTGCCCATGAATTGTTCAGCAGCTGTGGCAATGTCATCGATGGAGCCGCCGACCTTGATGATCGCGACCCCGTCAGCCATGACCGGAACCCCCTGCTCGGTGTACACCTCTGGCGTCGACACATCGAGCTTGTGGGACAAAAGGCTCAAGAAATTGGCTTGTTGAAAAATCGGCAAAATGAAAGCACCGCCGCCGCGAACGATCTTCATTTTGCGGCCTGACTCATCGCTGAGGACGTTCTTCGAGCCGAGATAGCTTCCTGTCACGATCATGGCTTCATCCGCCCCAACCGTTTTGTACCTCGCCCAAAATGCGATACCCAGTACGACGAATACGGCGATGACTACGAGTACGGTCGTCAATATACCCGGTTCTAGCGTCATTCTTTATTCCTCCTCTTTTTTGGCATCATCATGCGGAAACCCAGTGACATGCAGGACGTGGTCACGCACCTCTACCACGACAACGCGGGACCCTTGCCGGATCTGTTCGCCATCCAGCGATGCCGCCATGTGAAAGGTCGTTCCACTGACCATCTTCACCAGCACCTCTCCCAGTCCGTTTGCCGGAATCGTCGTGCATACCTCTCCCAGCTTTCCCACCAGCTGACTCATGGTGTATCCGGTGGAATTTTCCGCCCGGCTCATCGGCTGCACCCATAAGAAATAGGAGGCCACTGCCAGTCCGATCCCGATCAGAACGGCCAGACCCACAACCACGAGATCAGATAAAGAAGTAAAACGTCCTAGCAAATAGCCAGCCGCGCCAAAAGCCGTCGCGCCGCTGACGAGCAGAATAGGCTGCAGCACGGGCAAGTGGGCATGGTGGTGACTCATCCAGTCCGCATGACCGAAGAGCAGCACAGCCAATGCGTAAAGGACGCCGCACGCCAGACAGACGATGTAGATGGTTTCGAGCACTCCCACAACTGTCACCCCTTTCCAGAAATGCATCTATTTTTCATACGATTCAAAAAGGAAAAGGTTGCGTGCAAATGAAATTAATTTGGAAATATTCCCCTTTTATTCGCTGTTTTTCAGTTGTTCCACAATCTTGCGGGCAAAATGCCCCATCGTCCCTGCCACGTATGAACGCATGACTTCCGGTGCGATGGAGACCAGTGCGCGCATGGCGTACTCCTGCCGGTATCCCCCTTCGCTGATTGCCCGTTCCAGATCCAGCGCCGCTTTTACCGCCACACGAGTAGCCAGGACATTCACTTGCTCGACTACGGTCTCCCTATCTATCATCACTTGGCCGAGCTGTTCGAAAAAACGGATGGCTTTCTCTTGCTTTTGCTCGAGTATCTCGCTTCGCTCGGTGACGAACAGTCCGTTGCCGCGTTCCCGCAAATCGGCGGAATGCCCCATGAATTTCATCCCCAGCCATTGGAGCTGCGGGAAGCGGTTCATCAAATCGACCGTATTCAGCACGGTTGCCATGTTGATCATGGTCACCTCCTCAAGCGCCAGACCCGAGTCACGCAAATCCTGCATAAACGGCACGATTTGATCAGCGGGCAGCGCGAGGATCAGGAAATCCAGGCTGTCCAGCTCCTCCTTCGCGATGCTCTGATGGCCCGGATACTCGTTTCCAATCGCCTCGGCTTTGACTGCGTCTCGATGGTAATAACGGATATACCGATTCCCTTTCCCCAGCTGTGTCAAAATGGCTCCTCCCAAGTTTCCCGTTCCAGCGATCCCCCATTGCTCCTGCTTCACACTCTCAGCCTCCTAGTAAATACAAAATTTTCAAAACATATGATGCAACGGTACCCTATTGCCAGCCATTCGTAAAGGCGTACAAAAAAAAGAGCCCTTCCTTTTTGGGAATGGCCCTTCTATAGTCGTTATCCAAACAAAGTTTGATAGAGCAGATACGCATTCAGCACCACAATGATAAACGCGACGATCCAGGACAATCCTTTCAACCAAGGAGCATTGACGAACTCGCCCATTTTCTTTTGATCATTCGTAAACTTCACCAACGGTATCACCGCAAAGGACAATTGAAGCGACAAGATGACCTGGCTGAGGATCAGCAATTGAGCCGTTCCGCTCTCTCCATACAGCGCCGTCACGATTACGGCCGGAATGATGGCGATCATCCGTGTAATCAGTCTTCTGAGCCATGGCGTGATCCGCAGGTTCAAGAAGCCTTCCATCACAATCTGCCCAGCCAACGTACCCGTCAGCGTGGAGTTCATCCCTGCAGCCAGCAAGGCGACCCCGAACAGGATGCTTCCCAGCGTCGTTCCCAGAAGAGGCGCCAGCAGGTGATACGCATCACCGATTTCTGCCACCTGCGTCATGCCGGCTCGGTGAAAGGTCGCGGCAGACAGGATCAAAATCGCTGCGTTGATGCCGAGAGCGAAGACGAGAGCGATCGTGGAATCCGCTGTCGCATACTTGATCGCTTCCCGCTTGCCCAGTGTGGTTTGCTCGTATTGCCGTGTCTGTACGATGGACGAGTGCAGATACAGGTTGTGGGGCATGACTGTGGCTCCCAAAATCCCGATCGCGATATAGAGCATTTCCGGATTTTTGATGATCTCGGCAGTCGGAATGAATCCACCCAGGATTTCCTTCACTTCTGGCTGAGACCAAAACATTTCAAAGGCAAAGCACGCGCCAATGGTCACGATCAAACCGATGACGATCGACTCGATGTAGCGAAAACCTTTGTTTTGCAAAAACAGGACGACAAGAACGTCCAATGCGGTTATCAGCACCCCGTATACGAGCGGAATGCCAAACAGCAGGTTCAGCGCGATCGCCGCGCCGATCACCTCAGCGAGGTCGCAAGCCGCAATCGCCAGCTCGCACAATACCCATAATCCCATGGCAACGGGTTTGCTGTAATGATCCCGGCATGCCTGAGCCAAATCTCTCCCTGTCACGATCCCCAGCTTGCCTGCCAGTGCCTGCAGCAAGATTGCCATCAGATTGGACAGCATGATTACGGACAGCAGCGAGTACCCAAACAGCGACCCACCCGCAATATCCGTCGCCCAGTTCCCCGGATCCATGTATCCCACTGCGACGAGGTATCCAGGTCCGGCAAACGCGAGGAACTTGCGAATCCAAGAACCTTTTTGAGGAACCTTCATCGACCGGTGAACTTCTGGCAAGGACGGCTCTGACACCGCGTTTCTCCAACTGCTTTCTTGGACAGCTTCTGTCGCATTCGATCCCGTTCTCATCATTTCCACCCACCTTTGTGGCTTAATCCATTTTTTTTGCACGCATGCAACTTTTAGCTAAAAAAATATAGAATTTGCTATGAGCAAAAATGTTTACCTAACGAAACATATTCCTATTATACTCCTTTCCTTCGGTTTTGCAACTGGTCCCCAAAATCAGTTCTTTCGACTCAAAAATCGCCTTTCATGCATAATGTTTCCACTTTGCCTCACAATACGGGTATTCCTTCTTCAGGAGGTCCAGCTATGAATTGGGGCGAGGAAATAACGGCACGATTAGGCGACAGCTCCGACTATCTAAGCAGTCAAATCCAAATCGGGAGTGAATCCTTTACCCTCTGTTTTTTGGAAAGCCTCATCGCTTCGCATTACATTCAGGATGAGCTGATTGAAAAGCTTCGCATGTTCCAAAGTGAAATGCCGTTCTCGTCCATTCCGACGTTGGAGCAGGCGATCGATGAAATTCTCCAAGGGAACGTGATCATCTGCAGGGAGTCCGATCAGTCGGCCTATATCGGGATCGGGAAAGGCATGGAGGAAAGAAGCATCCAGGAATCTGAGAATGAGAGCACTCTGCGCGGACCGCGGGACGGCTTTGTCGAATCGCTGCAGACGAACCTTTCCTTGGTCCGGCGAAGATATCCGGACCCTGAATTGAAAGTTGCCATTCAATCTGTGGGTAGACGCAGCAATACGAAGGTGGGCTTGCTCTTCATCAACGGAATTGTCAATCCGACCGTACTCGATGAGGTCAAAACGCGTCTGTCCACTGTCGATATCGATCAAGTCCTGGATAGCGGAATCATTGAGCAGTGGATTGAAGACAGCTGGTACTCCCCTTTTCCTCAAGTCCAATACACCGAGCGCCCTGCTAATGTGCTGGCAGCTTTGGCAGAAGGACGCATTGCCATCATGGTGGATGGCAGCCCCAATGTTTTGATCGTCCCTGTCACTTTTTCCATGCTGTTTCAAGCTCCCGATGATTATTATGAGCGCTGGATCATTAGTTCCTCTATTCGGATGATCCGCGTGATCGGTGCGACGATCGCTTTGATATTGCCATCTCTCTACATTGCCCTCATCTCTTATCATCCCGGAATGATCCCCACCCAGTTGGCGTTGAGCATTTCTGCAACAAGGGCGGAGGTCCCTTTCCCCGCCTTGCTGGAGGCTGTCTTTATGGAGGCCACGCTGGAGATGCTGCGTGAAGCCGGTTTGCGCCTGCCCAAAGTCATGGGGCAAACCATCGGCATCGTCGGAGGACTCGTGATTGGGCAATCTGCTGTGGAGGCCGGAATCGTCAGTCCGGTCCTCGTCATTGTCGTGGCGATTACCGCCATCTCGTCTTTTTTGGTACCTGCCTATAACGGAGCCATCGCCTTGCGCCTGCTCCGCTTTCCATTGATGTTCTTATCGGGAAGCCTTGGCCTCTTTGGACTGATTTTGGGGCTCATGGCCATCTTGGCGCACCTGGTCTCCCTCAAATCGTTTGGAATCAACTATTTTGCTCCAATCACTCCTTATCGTTTCAGGGACTGGAAGGATTTACTGGTACGTGCGCCGCTCGTTTATCTAAAGGAACGGCCTGAGATTCTCCATCCATTGGATCAAAAACGGATGAACACCCAAAAACGCAAGAAAGGGTGGTAATCGTGATTAAGGATCGATTGACTACTTCGCAGATTACGGTGCAGCTGCTTGCTGCCATGGTCGGGGTAGGTGTCTTGAACCTGCCCGAATCGGTAGGCTCGAAAGCGGGTGTCGACAGCTGGATCGTGCTCTTCGCAGCCGGTTTCCTTGCCATGGTCGCTGTGTCCATCATGGCCTACCTGGGGAACCGCTTCCCCGGGCAAAGCATTATTCACTATGCACCCCTGTTGATCGGGCGTTTTTTTGGAACCATCGTCCTCGTGGCATTTCTGGTCTATTTTCTGGTGTTTGTCGGTACAGTCGTGCGCATCTCGGCAGATGTCACCAAGCTTTTCCTGCTGGATTTGACTCCCCTCGAAGTCATCATCATCGGCATGCTCAGCGTCAGCACCTATCTCGTGCTGCACGGGATCAATGCCATTGCCCGGTTCAATGAATTCATCCAACCGCTCACCCTTTTTTTGCTCATGCTGGTGTTGACGCAAACCATACGGGATACGGATCTGGGACGAATCCTCCCCGTTCTCGGCGATGGCATTCAGCCCCTCTTCCGCGCCTTCCCTACGACGTTTTTTGCCTTCATGGGATTTGAGATTCTGCTGTTCATCCAACCCTTCATGGAGCAGCCCCGTTCCGCTCAGCGTGCGTCTCTGATCGCTGTAGGAACTACCATGCTTTTGTACGTCATCGTCACGATTTTGAGCATCGCTGTTCTGGGGAAGACGGAAGTCACGCTGGTCGAATACCCGACTCTGGCCATTATCAAAAACATCGAGGTTCCCGGCGCTTTTATCGAACGTCTGGACTCCATCATGATGATGGTCTGGATTCCTTTTGCCGTCACCACCATCGTCATGTTCCACTATTGCGCCAGCCTCATAGCGTCCCAGCTGTTCGGGCTGCAGGAGCACCGTGTCATTGCGCTCCTATTCATTCCCGTCGTGTTTCTGATCGCTGTCTTACCCCGCAACATTCTGGAGGTTGACAGATGGAGCCAATTGGCGAGCTGGCTGGGCGTCTTTCTGATCGGCATCGTTCCGATCTGGCTCGTGCTCGTCTACAAATGGAAAAAGAGGAGGCAGCGCGTGTGAAGCGTCTTGTCCTCCCCCGCCTATTTTTCGTTTTGCTGCTGCCCTCACTCTTGACGGGCTGCTGGGATCGGGTCGAGATCCAGGACCGCCTCTTTGTCATGGCCGTAGCGATCGATAAAAACAAAGCGGCGAATGGGGAAAGGTCGTACTACGAATTTACGACACAGTTCACGGAGGCGCGTGCTTTGTCTGGAAAGGTGAGCAACCCGAACATATCCCCTGTCTGGAACGCCTCGACTACAGGGCCGTCCATTTTTGAGTGCATCCGTCTCATGGCGACAAGAGTGGCCAGACAGCCCTATTACGAGCATCTCCAGATCATCATCATCGGGGAGGAGCTCGCCAAGGAAGGCATCAACCATCCTCTCGACCTGTTTTACCGCGACCATGAGTCCCGGCGAAAAATCAAGCTCGTAATCGCCAAAGGCTCTGCAAAAGATGCGCTGTACATCAAGCCAAAACTGATGCCTGTATCTGGCCAATACATAAGCAAGCTGACGGAAGAGGGCGAGTCCAAGACTGCTCGCTTGCCCAATCACGATTCCATCGGTCAATTTTCCACCAACTTCCACGATGGCAGCAACAGCGTTTTGCCTAGGATCACCCCCCATGGTGATGAAGTGAAAATGGCGGGCGGAGCCATCATGAAAGGGGAAAAGCTGATCGGTTGGCTCACGGATCAGCAAGTGAAGGCTCTCCGGTGGATCAACGGTACGTTTTCTTCCGGAGATGAAGTCATTTTGCAAAATCTCGAGGGGGAAGTCCCGGATTTACGACCATGGAGGTAAAAGCAGTGCGCTCCACCGTTCATACGGCCATCAAGAACGGCAAGCCTGTTTTTACGGTCATGATCCGGGAGAAGGAAATTTGGCTGAGGATGGGCTGGAAAACCACCCTTCCATCGAGAAACTCAGGGAGAAAGAGATTCAAATGAACAAGACGATCCAATCAAAAACCGAAAAGCTGATCAAGAACATGCAGGAAAAGTACCAAACCGACATCTTCGGTTTTGGCGAAGAGCTCCGCCGGCATCAGTATGCCTATTGGAAAACCCATCAAAAAGACTGGGACAAACTCTTCAAGGATGCAGAGGTCCACGTGAAGGTGGAAACCTTCATCAGACGAATCGGCCAGTTCAAATAAGCATGTAATGGGCAATCAAAACAACGGCAGCGAGAGACAGCAACGTGTAGCTTCCGCCTTTTGCAACCGCGGCATCACGCGTCAGCTGGCGATTTTGGTAGGCGATATAGTAACGAAAACGCAGGATCAGCCCGGTGACAAACAGGAGCAATGCCAGATAATACGAAGTCAGTGACTCCATATAGCCAATGACCAGAGAGAAGCCCATGGGTTCACACCTCAATTCGACATTCTTGTAGCCGTCACTAGTATGAACACAAATGCGCTCCGTTATAGCCCGATGCGGTCACGTACCCGCTAGAATCGCCTTTTGGAGACGCCGCATCCCCTCGTGAATGGAAGCTGGCTGCTCCCATGAATACGTCAATCGCAGCCATCCCGCTTCGGCGCCGTAAACGCTGCCGGGTGTAAACACGACCCCCTCTCGGATAGCCGCATCCAAAAGCACGCGCTCCTCTCGCGGCTCGTACAGACGGCCCCACACATGGTAGCTGCCCTCCGGAACATTCCACTCTACCAGGTCTGCCAGATGAGACTGCAAGGCATCCAGCGTGGCGTTTCGCTGTTCGTACAGATACGACGACAATCGCTCGATCTGCGCTTCCCACCTGCCATGCTCCAAAAACGATCTGGCCAGCTGCTGGGAGACCGTACTCGTGCCAAAGTCCATCTGCTGCTTGGCGTCTGCAAGCCTCTCGACGACCGAACGCGGACCGACCAGCCAGCCGATGCGCAGACCCGGTGCGATCGTCTTGGATACGCTGTTTACGTACAGAACCGTACCGCTCTTGTCGAAGGCTTTGATCGGTTGGGGCGGCCGCTTGCTTTCTTTCATGGAAAGAGCACCGTACGCGTCGTCTTCCACCAACGGAATTCGCAGCTCCATGCAAGTATCGAGAATCTGTTTCCTGCGTCGCTCGCTCGTGACCAGCCCAGTCGGATTGTGGTAGGTCGGATTGGCAAATACCATGCGCAGCTTGTGCTCCTGATGCAGCTGGCGGATTCCCTCGGGTATGATTCCTTCCGCATCCATGGATAGCCTGTACAAGCGAAGTCCCGCCGAAGTGAACAAGGGCAACGAGTACGAGTACGAGGGGCCCTCCATCGCAACGGCGTCTCCCGGGCTCAGCAGGCAGAGGGAAATCAAATGCAGCGCCTGCTGTGCGCCCGAAGTCACGAGAATCTCCTCTGGAGAAGCCGGGATTCCGTATTGTTTGCGCAAATGCCGGGATAATACTTCGCGAAGCCCCATGTCTCCTTTGGGATGCGTATAGCCAAGCTCAAACTGCGGTGTTTGCTGCAATCGCAGCAATTCCTGCGGATCGAGGGAAGGAATCAATGGCGTCGCCAGCTCTGCCTTTGCCAGATTGATGATCGACGTATCAAAGCATGCCTCCTGAATGCGTTTGACCAGCGGATAGGCGGGAAGAAAGGCTCCCCCATTCGTGTATTTATGCCAATTGGGAACCCGCTGCACTCCCCACAAATGCCGGCTGACCCATGTCCCGCTCCCTTGCATCGACTGCAATAGCCCTGCTGCCCGCAGCTCTTCGTAGGCGGCTGATACCGTCCCTCTATTGACCCCGAAGCGCTTGGCCAACACTCTCTCGGCAGGCAGTGATGTGCCCGGCGGCAAATCTCCCTGAACGATTTGACCTTCCAGCCACTGTGCAATCTGCTGATAAACAGGTGTGTCTCCTTGCTTGTCAGGCTGCCACTCCATCCCCATCGTCCTCCCTAGCGAAGCGTTCCTTCGTATTTCCTCAGTCGTTCGACAAATTGGCCTGCTATACCTCCCGCCAATTGGCTCTACCTTTTGCGGACGCAGCACCTTACGATAGGGAAAACCATCGTCATGCGAAGGAAAGAAGGGATTCTTTT of Brevibacillus choshinensis contains these proteins:
- a CDS encoding NfeD family protein: MGVLETIYIVCLACGVLYALAVLLFGHADWMSHHHAHLPVLQPILLVSGATAFGAAGYLLGRFTSLSDLVVVGLAVLIGIGLAVASYFLWVQPMSRAENSTGYTMSQLVGKLGEVCTTIPANGLGEVLVKMVSGTTFHMAASLDGEQIRQGSRVVVVEVRDHVLHVTGFPHDDAKKEEE
- a CDS encoding NAD(P)-binding domain-containing protein, coding for MKQEQWGIAGTGNLGGAILTQLGKGNRYIRYYHRDAVKAEAIGNEYPGHQSIAKEELDSLDFLILALPADQIVPFMQDLRDSGLALEEVTMINMATVLNTVDLMNRFPQLQWLGMKFMGHSADLRERGNGLFVTERSEILEQKQEKAIRFFEQLGQVMIDRETVVEQVNVLATRVAVKAALDLERAISEGGYRQEYAMRALVSIAPEVMRSYVAGTMGHFARKIVEQLKNSE
- a CDS encoding Nramp family divalent metal transporter; translation: MRTGSNATEAVQESSWRNAVSEPSLPEVHRSMKVPQKGSWIRKFLAFAGPGYLVAVGYMDPGNWATDIAGGSLFGYSLLSVIMLSNLMAILLQALAGKLGIVTGRDLAQACRDHYSKPVAMGLWVLCELAIAACDLAEVIGAAIALNLLFGIPLVYGVLITALDVLVVLFLQNKGFRYIESIVIGLIVTIGACFAFEMFWSQPEVKEILGGFIPTAEIIKNPEMLYIAIGILGATVMPHNLYLHSSIVQTRQYEQTTLGKREAIKYATADSTIALVFALGINAAILILSAATFHRAGMTQVAEIGDAYHLLAPLLGTTLGSILFGVALLAAGMNSTLTGTLAGQIVMEGFLNLRITPWLRRLITRMIAIIPAVIVTALYGESGTAQLLILSQVILSLQLSFAVIPLVKFTNDQKKMGEFVNAPWLKGLSWIVAFIIVVLNAYLLYQTLFG
- a CDS encoding spore germination protein, with the translated sequence MNWGEEITARLGDSSDYLSSQIQIGSESFTLCFLESLIASHYIQDELIEKLRMFQSEMPFSSIPTLEQAIDEILQGNVIICRESDQSAYIGIGKGMEERSIQESENESTLRGPRDGFVESLQTNLSLVRRRYPDPELKVAIQSVGRRSNTKVGLLFINGIVNPTVLDEVKTRLSTVDIDQVLDSGIIEQWIEDSWYSPFPQVQYTERPANVLAALAEGRIAIMVDGSPNVLIVPVTFSMLFQAPDDYYERWIISSSIRMIRVIGATIALILPSLYIALISYHPGMIPTQLALSISATRAEVPFPALLEAVFMEATLEMLREAGLRLPKVMGQTIGIVGGLVIGQSAVEAGIVSPVLVIVVAITAISSFLVPAYNGAIALRLLRFPLMFLSGSLGLFGLILGLMAILAHLVSLKSFGINYFAPITPYRFRDWKDLLVRAPLVYLKERPEILHPLDQKRMNTQKRKKGW
- a CDS encoding GerAB/ArcD/ProY family transporter; this encodes MIKDRLTTSQITVQLLAAMVGVGVLNLPESVGSKAGVDSWIVLFAAGFLAMVAVSIMAYLGNRFPGQSIIHYAPLLIGRFFGTIVLVAFLVYFLVFVGTVVRISADVTKLFLLDLTPLEVIIIGMLSVSTYLVLHGINAIARFNEFIQPLTLFLLMLVLTQTIRDTDLGRILPVLGDGIQPLFRAFPTTFFAFMGFEILLFIQPFMEQPRSAQRASLIAVGTTMLLYVIVTILSIAVLGKTEVTLVEYPTLAIIKNIEVPGAFIERLDSIMMMVWIPFAVTTIVMFHYCASLIASQLFGLQEHRVIALLFIPVVFLIAVLPRNILEVDRWSQLASWLGVFLIGIVPIWLVLVYKWKKRRQRV
- a CDS encoding Ger(x)C family spore germination protein → MKRLVLPRLFFVLLLPSLLTGCWDRVEIQDRLFVMAVAIDKNKAANGERSYYEFTTQFTEARALSGKVSNPNISPVWNASTTGPSIFECIRLMATRVARQPYYEHLQIIIIGEELAKEGINHPLDLFYRDHESRRKIKLVIAKGSAKDALYIKPKLMPVSGQYISKLTEEGESKTARLPNHDSIGQFSTNFHDGSNSVLPRITPHGDEVKMAGGAIMKGEKLIGWLTDQQVKALRWINGTFSSGDEVILQNLEGEVPDLRPWR
- a CDS encoding Ger(x)C family spore germination C-terminal domain-containing protein, with protein sequence MAEDGLENHPSIEKLREKEIQMNKTIQSKTEKLIKNMQEKYQTDIFGFGEELRRHQYAYWKTHQKDWDKLFKDAEVHVKVETFIRRIGQFK
- a CDS encoding CLC_0170 family protein encodes the protein MGFSLVIGYMESLTSYYLALLLFVTGLILRFRYYIAYQNRQLTRDAAVAKGGSYTLLSLAAVVLIAHYMLI
- a CDS encoding PLP-dependent aminotransferase family protein codes for the protein MEWQPDKQGDTPVYQQIAQWLEGQIVQGDLPPGTSLPAERVLAKRFGVNRGTVSAAYEELRAAGLLQSMQGSGTWVSRHLWGVQRVPNWHKYTNGGAFLPAYPLVKRIQEACFDTSIINLAKAELATPLIPSLDPQELLRLQQTPQFELGYTHPKGDMGLREVLSRHLRKQYGIPASPEEILVTSGAQQALHLISLCLLSPGDAVAMEGPSYSYSLPLFTSAGLRLYRLSMDAEGIIPEGIRQLHQEHKLRMVFANPTYHNPTGLVTSERRRKQILDTCMELRIPLVEDDAYGALSMKESKRPPQPIKAFDKSGTVLYVNSVSKTIAPGLRIGWLVGPRSVVERLADAKQQMDFGTSTVSQQLARSFLEHGRWEAQIERLSSYLYEQRNATLDALQSHLADLVEWNVPEGSYHVWGRLYEPREERVLLDAAIREGVVFTPGSVYGAEAGWLRLTYSWEQPASIHEGMRRLQKAILAGT